In Pomacea canaliculata isolate SZHN2017 linkage group LG12, ASM307304v1, whole genome shotgun sequence, a single genomic region encodes these proteins:
- the LOC112577400 gene encoding deoxynucleoside triphosphate triphosphohydrolase SAMHD1-like → MFVEILMLAEKVPLIPGERGQLKTVSRCIDDMTAYTNLTDYIFHQIRISTGDNLKKARDLLQALDERRLFWCVGESRPIAKCKCEILNEDNLIALDKEEKVKKSLMKLIEDLKFPHIPEERILVQVVTLDFGKKNLNPLANLCFYTKHNVNLAQHVNPEEVSHLFPKEQFQEQVVRVYLKHYWDEEERLIVDHKEDASFVGKAFKLWCEKNELEKPKLFFQVCQVRSRGGMNITAAPLYLT, encoded by the exons AT GTTTGTGGAAATCTTGATGCTTGCCGAAAAGGTGCCTTTGATTCCTGGAGAAAg GGGACAATTAAAGACAGTCTCCCGGTGTATTGATGACATGACAGCCTACACCAATCTGACGGACTACATTTTCCACCAAATTCGCATCAGCACGGGCGACAACCTGAAGAAAGCCCGGGACCTTCTGCAGGCCCTGGACGAGCGAAGACTCTTCTGGTGCGTGGGCGAGAGCCGCCCCATCGCCAAGTGCAAGTGTGAA ATTCTGAATGAAGACAACCTCATTGcccttgataaagaagaaaaggtgaaaaaaagcCTTATGAAACTAATAGAAGATCTGAAATTTCCACACATTCCAGAAGAACGCATTTTAGTCCAG GTAGTGACCCTTGACTTTGGAAAGAAAAATCTCAACCCTCTGGCTAACTTATGTTTCTACACCAAACATAATGTCAACTTGGCACAGCATGTTAATCCAGAGGAG GTGTCCCACTTGTTTCCAAAAGAACAGTTTCAGGAGCAGGTAGTGCGCGTGTACCTGAAACACTACTGGGACGAGGAGGAAAGACTGATCGTCGATCACAAGGAAGATGCAAGTTTCGTCGGTAAAGCCTTCAAGCTCTGGTGCGAGAAAAACGAACTCGAGAAACCCAAG CTGTTCTTCCAAGTCTGTCAGGTACGATCAAGAGGAGGTATGAACATCACAGCAGCGCCCCTCTACTTGACTTAG